The nucleotide sequence aatagtttcttaattaaaatgatcaaaattaaaataattgatttcaaacaaatgtagatgaaacacctaaaaaagttattaaatccaTGGTATTTactcatatttacaccaaactAGCAAAAAATAttactcaattcatttcaatgaaatgccattttcaaaaataaatacacaaacatccgtctatacgtacactataaaaagtatataaaataaagttaacattaagtcttgaaaaatctttaatttccaAACCTTTTTTCCTTcgttgtctatatggtcagcaactctcttcaATTTCTTTATCGTCAGCTAgctcgtcagcactttagtacgtgcctgtcaaaatggcgtgcgtttgttattcccacgtgGGCTATCACGAGATGTTTTAAGCGGGGGAAACTGTGCGATCATTGAGATCAATGAGATCATTGTGTCACGTAATGGAATGATGCGCTttgagtggatagtaattctttgtttacgtttcgatgttcattcatttttgggcgcagggatactacttaatattatctttatttaagttcaacaaattaaatgatgttATGATTGCTTCCAGGCGCGTAGCTGGATCAAAATCAATGTGGACGCCCATTGAGGCGGCGAAGCCGCCGAAGTGCTAGGGGGGTctgggggcatgcccccccggaATTTTTTGAAACTGTTGAATGTAAATGGTGACATCTGACGCATTTTGGAAACGTATTATTGCCttaaaatactgaaacaaaTTTCTCTTTTCAcatctgatttatttatttgtgaacaCATTCATTAAACAAAGTCAAGCCTTCGGCTTTTGCTTCCAGCGAATTTAGACACTACCtggtcaatgtcaatgttaacaTCCCGATATACGTGCATCAGGGCAAGTCCTGTCATGCGCTCTGTCCGCATCGTCGACCTCAGGTAGGTTTTCACCCTGCGCATAACGCTAAAGCTCCGTTCAGCAGTAGCAGATGATGCCGGCATGGTCAGAAGAATGGTGAGTACTGTATAAACTCCCTTGTAAAGATCCGGATTGGTTGATGCTACAGTTCCACCCAATGTGCTTGGTTTGTCATTTTCATCCATCAATTGCCATCTAGCCTTCCACCGCCTAACCTCGTTATGGAATGACTGGTTTCCCTGAGGTAGGTCCACCGAATACCCCGCAAAAATGAGATCCACCATTCCGTCTGTGCAAAGGTTCAACTTGGATGGAACCAAGTACTGTGCACGGAATCTTTCCTCGGCCACAATCAATCTGTCGCTAAGTTCTTGACACAAATGGTCCAAGAAAGGGAAGTAGAGAGCTCGCTGCCAATACTGTTGTGGATCATTGGCCGGTGGGTTTGCCCGGTTTCGTTGGCGTTGAGCAAGACGGGGCATTGAAGGTTCAATCTCAAATTCTGCTGCAATATCTTTAGCGTTCTGAAACAATGCTTCCCAGACATTAGGGTCTGCCCTTTCGTTTTGAAACTGGCGGATGAGTGTTTGACTTTCTCGCGTTGCCTCAAGCAAATCGCAGTCGACTGCCTGAAGAAGATAAGACAACGGAACTGTACTTTGCATAACGTGCTCAGCAACGACCAGTCCGATTATGAAGTCAAACTTCATGATCGACGCCAAGTGTTGGCCTGCCTTGTCATCGCCATCCTCCTGTAGCTGTTCAAGGGCATGAACAACAACGCTGTATGCTGACTTGAACGTTGAGAGGGCATCGGCTCGGCTAGTCCACCTAGTTTCACACAGAGTTCTCAGTTTGGTGCGTTTCTTCAGCTTTTCCTGTGCGTCTTGGTCAGCAGCAAGTTCATCAACAAAGAAGTTTAGTCTTTTGGCCGAATAATCAAATGCAAACCCTACCTCTTGCACAGTTGTCATCACTGACCTTATGCATGGGTCCTTGCTGCTATGCATAACTGCTAGGTTGAGGCAGTGGGCTCTACAGTGTACATACAGCGCAGACGGCACCCGTTGACGAATTCGTGCCTGTACGCCCCTGTGCTTTCCAGACATATTTGCGGCACCATCATAAGCCTGAGACCGCATCTTATCTACTTCGATTCCATGATTTTCAAGAGAGGTCAAGAGTAGTTCTGCAAGTACCTCGCCAGTTGTTCTACTTGCTTGAACAAATCCAAGAAAATCTTCACGGACTCTAAATTGCTGGGAACCGCTTCCACGTTGGACAAATCGCAGACACACGGACACCTGTTCTTTTGTTGACTTGTCGGTCGACTCATCGGCTATAAGAGCGAAACAGACTGCATCATTGCATGCCTGCACAATTTCGATCTGTATCTGCTCAGCACACAAACAGATCAGTTCATTCTGTATGTCGGGCGATGTGTATGTTGCCCTACGATTTTCTGGAACATTTAGATGCTGTGCTAGGATAGGGTCATCTGCTGCCTTTGAATGCAGTATGGCTAAAAAATTGCTTCGTTCTTCTGTATTACCTCTGATAGCGATATTTTGCTTACCACAAAGGACGATTACTTCTATAATTTTCCTGAGAATATGGCGGTTCTGCTCCACTAGGCGTCTGTGACTGTCCGATACAGAACTTGTGATGGGTTCCATCTTACCTGATTGTATATCAAGAAAATGTTCCGCCATAGCTGTAACATTGTGATGGTTTGACTCTGCTAATTCGTGCCTCTTGACGTACTTGGCTAGGTTGGACCAATCCTTCACTGGTGTACTGATGAAAGTTTTCTCCTTCGCATCTTTCCGTCCAAATACGAAACAGGGGGCGCAGAATAAGGCATCTGTAGAAATCGAGTATCTGAGCCAGGGGTGGTCTGTCAACCAGCTTGATGACAGCTTTCTCATTTTCCCATGGATGCTTCtacaaaagagaaaacaaaagaTGTATTAGTTGACCTGGTTCTGACTTCTATCAAGGAACAGTTTTCACCAAGAAGTGTCCggtaaattgtattataaatttacCAAAGCTCTTTTTTGATG is from Mya arenaria isolate MELC-2E11 chromosome 9, ASM2691426v1 and encodes:
- the LOC128245935 gene encoding zinc finger MYM-type protein 1-like, with product MFKRMFETATATACPEATGTAPSEHANSMDLDLSATESDSTKPGQAQPVKSTHSGPSYPDIATAASGELEAKWKWSILKDIWTDCHMFNFPSRSIHGKMRKLSSSWLTDHPWLRYSISTDALFCAPCFVFGRKDAKEKTFISTPVKDWSNLAKYVKRHELAESNHHNVTAMAEHFLDIQSGKMEPITSSVSDSHRRLVEQNRHILRKIIEVIVLCGKQNIAIRGNTEERSNFLAILHSKAADDPILAQHLNVPENRRATYTSPDIQNELICLCAEQIQIEIVQACNDAVCFALIADESTDKSTKEQVSVCLRFVQRGSGSQQFRVREDFLGFVQASRTTGEVLAELLLTSLENHGIEVDKMRSQAYDGAANMSGKHRGVQARIRQRVPSALYVHCRAHCLNLAVMHSSKDPCIRSVMTTVQEVGFAFDYSAKRLNFFVDELAADQDAQEKLKKRTKLRTLCETRWTSRADALSTFKSAYSVVVHALEQLQEDGDDKAGQHLASIMKFDFIIGLVVAEHVMQSTVPLSYLLQAVDCDLLEATRESQTLIRQFQNERADPNVWEALFQNAKDIAAEFEIEPSMPRLAQRQRNRANPPANDPQQYWQRALYFPFLDHLCQELSDRLIVAEERFRAQYLVPSKLNLCTDGMVDLIFAGYSVDLPQGNQSFHNEVRRWKARWQLMDENDKPSTLGGTVASTNPDLYKGVYTVLTILLTMPASSATAERSFSVMRRVKTYLRSTMRTERMTGLALMHVYRDVNIDIDQVVSKFAGSKSRRLDFV